The nucleotide window gagctttGTGTTACGCCGCCTCGCCTGCGAGTTGTCCGCGCCGCTATTGCACTGGCGAGCTCCGCGCCGACGAGTATCCACCCACCCAAGCAACAACTGCATGTTCCAGGTGTTTCAACTGTTTCAGATGAATGTTTCAagttgtttatctggatgttgcaaaaatacacctagatattgcacatgttgcaaatgtatataaaaataaatcatctgtttcagacgtacgttgtaagtgttttatttggatgttgcatatgtttcatacatatgttgcaagtgtatatttcaaatatttcatcagtttcagacgtatgttgcacttAGGTGGTTAATATTTCAGAGGTATATTTGGAGAATCATGGGGCGCGGTGAgtgatgggggggggggggggcacggccTGGACGCCGCAGGATGGGGTGCGACGAGTCGGGGGCTCGCGGACGGGGTGATCCAGGGGCCGGCGGATGGGGCGTGCTGGGGCTGACGGACCACGCCCGGACGTCCGTGCGTAAGCCTGTCCCTTATATCATACGTCTACGACTAGTATATGGATACATATATGACCATGTAAAATAGATAGGTTAATGTATAAAAAACAAAAAGGTAAAGGAGTAAAAGTAGGAGAAAGATGGGCGCACCGCGGTAGCGTGCGAGCGCTTACACGCGTCTGACTTAAACGGCTCGGCAACCTCCGCTCCGCGTAACACAAAGGAACAAGGTAGAGACAGAGAAAAATGGAAGCTTTACAGTAGAAGGAGCAACGCATGGTGAAGAGTGTTCGTTCGATCGGATCATTCGCTGGATTGGAAACGAGTGAAGGCTCTAAAAATAAAATTTGGATGCTGGAGCCCGGAGGTGCGTGGCGGAAGGCTAGGAAGGCTAGCAGTGTAGCACGGCCCGCCGGGCCTGGGCACGACGAGCGCAAGGCAGCAGGCAGGCCTGCCAAGTGCGCGGATCTGTTGGTGTGGGCCGGGCCTGCTGGTGCAGGCCGAAATCGGAAGAGTTGGTGATAAGTAACAGTCAGCTCTTTTCCAATTTGTATGTATCGTTTCAGAGTTACACTTGGATTATGACCTGAATTTTTTTTAGGAACGAAACTATTGACCGATGTTTTGTAGGCTTGCAGGTATACCATGTGTCCCCGGTGATTAAGCTGAGTGGGCAGGTCAACTTGGCAAGCCTGGGCTTGACCGAGAAAGAAACAGAAACCTGCAACTGCAAGCGTCTTCTAGAGGCCCTTGACCGATCAACGAGCGAAACTCCGCATCTGTGGTCCGGCCGTCCGGGGAATCCCAATCCAAGCGTACGACTGAGGCCCGGTTTAGTTGGCTTTTTGAGAAACggtactttcgttgttatttggtaattagtgttcaatcatagtttaattagtcttaaaagatttgtctcgtgaatttcgtctaaactatgtaattagttttatttttttatttatatttaatgcttcatgcatgcgtccaaagattcgatgtgacgggaaatcttaaaaaattttgtacaattttagaaactaaacagacACTGAAAGAGAAACCGGGGGATGAATTTTCACCGTCTGTCATGCACCCATCTCCTCTCTTGtgatttaatgcttcatgcatgcgtctaaagattcgatgtgacgggaaatcttgaaaaattttgtaaaattttaggAACTAGACAAACACTGAAAGAGAAACCGGGGGATGAATTTTCACCGTCGTCATGCACCTATCTCCTCTCTTGTGCGGTTCCTCTTCAGCTGATGTAACAAAAacccctcgtcctcctcctgtattaaggccgcgtttagttccgaaaatttttggcttttggctactataacactttcgtttgtatttggtaaaaattgttcaattatggactatctaggcttaaaagattcgtctcgccaattacaggcaaactgtgcaattagttattctttttacctatatttaatgctccatgcatgtgctacaagatttgatgtgacgaagaatcttgaaaatttttagttttttggtgagatctaaacagggcctaaacgAGCGGACAGACCACAGACGGCTGAGAAATGAAGGAGGGTAGGGTGGGCTGGCCGGCGACGGGGACCTGAACCTTCTTGTTTACTGCTGCTGCCTCGCAAAGCACCGTGGACCAGCAGCAGCACCCTGTCACTGCTCACGCAGGACCAGCACAGCAGGCAGTACGTGCACTCCACAACAACCGATCGATCGGATTAATAACGGAAGCAAATTAAAAAAGCAGCAAGTGAACGCGTGCGTGATGATCACTTTAATCGTGCTGAATTGGCCACTTGACCCGTGTGCTGTGCTGGGTCGTCTGCTGCCTGCATGATGTTCCCTGTCTCTTTCACTCGGTCTGGACGCGGTGACGAAGAAACACACAGAAAAGGCCAACCAACCTCCTACTAGTCCGTACGTACACAGTTACACTTCCCCCTTGCAGTTGCAGCGAGCGGTGGCGTTGGCACTGCACAGCACACAGATGGGCGGCAGATCGACGTGCACCTGGACCCGGGATTCCACCAGGTTATGATGCTGTCGATTCGTGCAGACAAACAAAAGAACAAAGTGAGATGCAGTAGTACTCGATCTGTGCCTTGGTGGTTGGCCGTGAGAAAAGACGCAAAGCAGCTTTATTAAAGCCCTCTTTGATAtatggctcatccaaaacggtttcATCGGTGAAGTCAAAGCCGGTGAAACCAGAAAAACTAGTTTTTTTcgacttctagttcattttaatccTGGCTTAacaaacggcttcacgctacagtgcctcgatttgcgcaaaatagatgaagccgaagccgacataagccgtgccaaagaggccctaagctCAACATGATCTACACTACTGTactactccatccattccaaactaCAAGTCATTTCAATaattttggagagtcaaagcatctcaagtttaaccaaaattataaagaaaattacaaagatttataacattaaataggtatactatgaaaatataattaataaaaaatctaatgatacttagttgttattataaatattattattttattatacaaatttagtcaaacttgagattcTTGGACTCTCTAATAtttttggaatgacttataatttagataGAGGGAGCAGCTACAACTAATATGACACTGTTCACTGTATGTATGGCTGCCTTCTAATCTAACTTTTGGAAGCCTGTGAGAAAAAGATGCCTTTTTGTTTTGATGCGTGATTGATCGCAAAGCAGCTTTATTAAGCTCAACATGATCTACTACCACTACTATGGCACTGATCATTGTGGGTGTGATTGGTTGCAGAGCGAGCCCGAAGAAGTTGGGTTGAGCTCGTGTAGGTGATCGTGTTTGATTGTCTTGGCTGTTGGTTCAGTACAATACAGGgttgtgtttggttgcatgcatgcattagttttttttttttgtgcatgGGTCCTTACATCCTGGTTGAATCTAAGTCATTCTATACCATGAGGGAAGGATAAATCCAGAAGATGGAGCCGTGCGGGATGGAGGAGGGAATCTGCACGGGAGGAAGCAGAAAAAAGATACGAGTAGAACAACCAAACACAGACAAATGCACCAAAAGACATGGGATGAGCCAAAAGATGGTCCAATTCagacaaccaatcacgccctgcATGTAAGGCTGCCTTTttggaagcaaagcaaagcaaaagcagtaacaagcaccatcgtgCGTGCCGTTCTCCTTTTGCACTTGCTCGTCGTCCAGTGGACCAACCAAACGGACTTGGACTGGGCTGCGCCGGCTGGGTCTACAGTTAGTCGTGCTGGTCGCAATATGTTATGATCACCACACCACGCGTGGGGCCCTCGATATTCCGCGGCCAGGACAAACATCGGTGTCAGAAAATTAACGTTCGGGGTTCATGATATAAAGGGTTTGTTTAAATTCGGATGTAAAGTTTTGGGACGTTGTAtaatccacgagatgaatttattaaacctaattaatttgtTATTCAAATCTTGGGCTaaataggcttaaaagattcatttcgtaaattagtcgtaaactgtgtaattagttatttttagtctatatttaatactttatacctGTGTTCAAATATTTGATGGGATATGAAGTAAATTTTATGAGAAACTAAACAAAGCCATATGCATGCCATTTGCTTCTTTTGCCTGCTCACACTAGTGACGTTGATCCAGaggtcccgttcgctggtctaaaacttagctgaaactgactgaaaatactgttctaattgaattgttgtaagaaaaaaatactatttcagcttAAAAAAAACGAACAAATCGAATATGCCGAATGGGCCTACGGCCGCCCGGCCGTCTTCATCTCCTTCGCAAAAGACAAAAAGAGGAAAACACCGCTTGCATGTGCGACCGGTTCTCATGCATATGTTATGTCGCCACCAGAcgaatataaataaaaaaatcaccAAAACTGGAAAATAATACATACTGTAATCTAGATCACTCTGTCCAAAGATTAGGCAGTGAAAAACATATAGACAAATACTAGTATTCTCCAACGTACGGGGGTCGGTCTGGTGCTTGTAGTAGGTACCTATAATTGATATGATGTCACCCGTTAAATTCGCTACAGGCCTAGTTCTCCTAAAGTTTACTTTTTATCTCATTAAATATTTAGACATATATACaaagtattaaacatagactaaaaaataactattgCACAATTTacgattaatttacgagacgaatcttttaagcctaattagttcatgatttgataatgtggcgctacagtaacacatgtgctaatgacagattacttaggcttaataaattcgtctcgccgattactgacgaattctgtaatttgttttttattagcatCCGAACACCCTATGCGACCCCATATAACACTTAATGTGACACCTTAAAACTTTACATCCTGGATTTAAACAAAGGCATAATGTAAAAGTATATAATCAGGCATCAAATTCATAGATGGGATCTATTTGCTTAGAATCATATCTTAATGATAGAGTCAGCTCTTAAGGGCACTTCTAATACAGAAAGCAGAAGTGATTTCTACGTCTTAGCTTAGGATAATGTGTCAAGAAATTAGGTTCTTGCGGTTAAGAGGCTCTCGCGGGAGTGTTGATAGGACAGGCAGCTTGTATGCTACATGATTCCGCCCTTTGTTTACGCCATGTGTCTTTGTaaaactcattttttaatacaacaCATAATACGGCATGTTCGTAAAAAAACATAAGAAAAGTTAGGGATGACAATCGTACCCCCACAGGCGCGGGTATTCGTGAGTTTCGTACTTGATGGGTGTAGATATGGGTAGGAAAACTCACTTGTGGGTACATGAGCTTCATGTATCAACAAAAAAATGTGGGTATCAAATTTTACCCGCGGGTACCCAATAGATATCCGCAATTGGAAAATACATATGAATATATGTAACCTATGTCATATGCATATATCATGTCGTTTGACTCATTTAATATGTAATTTTTAGCATATACGTAGCATGCCAAACTATAAAAGATGATATTTTTTTATGGATGACTGAATAAAGTGATTGTGTACGCTGTTATCTTGTTACTTTAGATCTTGTTTAAGTTGTCTTGTGTTATTTGTATGAGCATTTGTATGAGCATGATGGACCGAATTATGAATAATCTATGTTGTATGGTAGCTTGTGAGCTATtgaccctgttcggcttaccccatattcagttTATTCGGTtttttttttagccagaacagtgtttctcTCACAGCAATTCAGCCGAAACCATAGGTGGACCTACAGTTGTGCCCGGGTATTCCCGGGCATACCcaacatttttaaaaaaaattttagTAGTTCTTGGAGGTATATACATGTACAATATAGTTAAGATATCAAAATTACGATTCTTCACTATTTTTTCGCTGTAATTCGCGTCTAACTGAAAGCAGCCCACAAGCCACACCTAGCCGGATGGCCCAATGGCCTATCTAGCCTTCCCACTCCCAAATCCCCAATTCCCCACTCCCCAAATCCATCACGCTGCCGTAGGGGTAGGGCACCCAGCAGCTTGGACCGTTCGACGGACGCGGAATCGTgccgcggcgccggcgccccCCTCCCCCCCGGGTAGCTGCGGAGCCAGAGCTGCTCGCTCGGCGCGACCCGAGCCGCAGGAGCCGGCGAGCCCGACTACTCTCCAAAGTGCGACTGTTCGACCTCGATTTGATTTCTTCGTTCAGAggtaatcaaaattcaaatatCTTTTGCCTTTGCTATGTTCTGTCAAATCCAGATGTGAACTTTTTATGTTGTTCATCCAAATATTTTTTTGCCATGGGTATACCCTACTCTAAAATCCTAGGTCCGCCACTGGCCAGTTTCATCAGCGAACGAGGCCATATATTATCCTATTGAACTTGACATAAGTGAGATTAATCATATTTGTGTGTaatttaactataaatttattattttatatcaTTGAATTTTTGTTATGTAATCTCTCTTGAATATATCTAACGGATATCCGATACTCAACGTACCGCCGGACGTGGACGCGGCGACAAAATCTTACTGCGAGTATGTTCACGGATAGGTAAATGCTTTACCTGCATCTTTACTCGACCGGCTGCCATCCCTAATCGCACGTGACCTTGCTCAAATGGTGAGGAGAAATAGACATTGTGCGGTGTGGTGTCTTGCTGACAGTGTGTGTGTGGAGCAAAATAGCAAATAGTTACTAACTCTATTTTTTTAAGGTATCAATAAGGACCCTCTCCTAAGAAAAATAAAAGCGCCGGAAAAAAGTTTGCCTTTTTAACGCAAGGAAGAAGGCAGCAAAGTCGCACAATTATTCCCCCACgggtgaaaatagaaaaatcaggAGCCGGAGACTACCGAACGTGTGCTCACTTCCTTCAGCAGTCGTCGTCCTTGATGATAAGCAGGGGAGGTGGATCACTCGAACCTAAATAAGTGAGCTTCCAGGTCGGGAAGAGGGACGGCCGGTGGAAAACTCTGGAGGCGCCCAGCTTCCAAGATACCCACTAGCTCCCAGCCTCCCACGGTGTCCTTTCCACCCTTGGCTGATGCTAGGAAGATGGGATATTTGGAGCTCTAAGACAACTACTCCTGATCCTTACGCTTCATACGCCCCTTGCTCCCTGCGTGTTCTTGATTTGGCCTCTAAATTTGTTGCCTGTTTTCTCGTGGTGAGGAACTATCTTCCTTACTTGTTAGGGGATAAGACGTTTTTTTAGTTCTCCTTGAAATTTCTATGCATGCTAATTTACTGATTCTTTTTGCAGTTTGAGGTGATATCTCGATTCTAAAAATCTGCCAGATTTCTTCTCCCTGTTTGTACGGACAAATTTGGGGACGAACCCTAGTCTGTGTGTCAAGCAGCCAAAGTGGTGTTCTTGCGGAGCAAAGCTAAAACTGCAGCAGTTGGTGAGGATACAGGAGATACCGGAGGGGTGAAGGGCTTGTTAGGTTCTGCATAGGCACTCATTTGCTGGTATTTTTTTTTTCCATAAACTGGGGCCGGATTTGCTGAAGTGCACCCCTCTTGGATTAAGCAAGAACAAAGCCTCGCAATTTTAGGATTCGGCACAATACCATCTAAGTGAACAAGTAAAGAGCCATTTGATCTTGGACATGGAGAAGCAATCCAGCACCCGGCATGGTGCCCTAGAGAAATTGAAGAGCTTCCGGGGGATAGAGAAGCAGAGAAGCTTCAAGTTTTTGTCCATGGAGAAGCAGCAGAGCTTCAAAAGGAACAAGGACAGCCCTGGGAAGCGGGGTGACACCGAGCTCCACCTTGCGGCGCGGGCTGGCAGTGTTGCACATGTCCAGAGGATCCTTGCGGAGTGTGATCcagagctggtggtggagttAGCTGCCCGCCAGAATCAGGACGGTGAGACTGCGTTGTATGTGTCTGCTGAGAAGGGGCATGTTGAAGTTGTGTGTGAGATTTTGAAGGCTTCTGATGTGCAGTCAGCCGGACTCAAGGCCAGTAACAGCTTCGATGCATTCCATATTGCGGCAAAGCAGGGCCATTTGGGTGAGCTTTCATTCCTTCATCATTAATTAGTTGAGGATTAGGCTAGTGTGAATTGGAATTCTTTAATATTTGGATTCACTGGCTGTACTGGCAGTTCTATGTGatcttttgtattggtcattatGCTTGCAGTTGGTATGTTTATAAAAATTGACTTGTATCTCATTGACTTCTGCAAATCTCTATGATCATGAAAGAACTGTTTCCCTCATTTTTTTCCCCTTCAGGAACATAGAGTATTAAAACAGTCCCTGATTTCCTTTTGCTCAGATGGCTGATAAATTTACTTGGTTGATCTGGTCTAGATTACAACCTACCATGTCTGTCTTTCTTGGTTTTACAGACAAATTGTTGATTTCTCAGAGTTGGCAATTTTCTACAATATTGCCATGTTGTTGCGTCTAAATCAAAGAACTGGCAATCCTATATCTAGTGACGAGATATGCTCCCTACTACTTGTCTGCTCAGCCAGGACCCAGGAGCCTTCACCAGACCAATTAGGCTATGTAATTTCTGATATTTGAGTTCGTATGCTGTGTTGAAGAGCAAACTATTACACAGTTGTTATTTAATCTCATTTTTCAAAGCATGTATATTCTCTTCTTTCAGAGAAAGAGATCATATTAGTTCAATTTTGGTCTTTGCAGATGTCTTGAAGGAGCTGTTACAGGCCTTTCCCTCATTAGCAATGACAACAAATTCTGTAAATGCCACAGCTTTGGACACTGCTGCAACTCAGGGCCACATTGACATTGTTAATCTTCTGCTAGAAACAGATGCAAGCCTTGCTAGGATTGCAAGAAATAATGGCAAGACAGTTTTGCATTCAGCAGCAAGAATGGGCCATGTGGAGGTGGTCACTGCACTGTTAAATAAGGATCCACGGATTGGTTTCAGAACAGATAAGAAGGGACAAACAGCTCTACACATGGCTTCAAAAGGCCAAAATGCAGAAATTCTGCTCGAGTTGTTGAAGCCTGATGTCTCAGTTATCCATGTAGAAGACGGCAAGGGGAATAGACCATTGCATGTTGCAACTCGGAAGGGAAACACCATTGTAAGTGACATTATCTCAGAATGTTCTGATTTCTTCCGCGGTTTGAGTCTTCCCGTTTTGCATTTTAACAATCAGATGTTTTGTTGTATTTATGGTTGAAGCTATGTTGCTCAGGAGAattactaaaatagagttactcACATTCGTGAGATATTGCTTGCTTAATACTTAAGTCTCCAATGTTTTATAAAAGAGTTCTAAGAAGAATTTGCATCTTTTCAGGAATCAAACAAAAGTTAGTTCAGGTCGTACTAAAAAAGAATGCTTTCTTCCTTTAAAAAAGCAAGGAATTTCTAAGAGGTTTTGGATTGAATATTGCTCAATCTTAAGAATAGCATGCAATTTGCATTTCAAAGAACTGATTACTTGTGCTTTATCTGAAATTCGTCTGTTCCTTACAGATGGTTCAGACCCTAATATCAGTTGAGGGGATTGAAATCAATGTGGCTAATAGAGCTGGAGAGACTGCTTTTGCTATTGCCGAGAAACAAGGTAATGAAGAGCTCATTAACATCCTGAGGGAGGTTGGTGGAGAAACTGCAAAAGAGCAAGTAAATCCTCCTAATCCAGCAAAGCAGCTTAAGCAGACAGTCAGCGATATCAGGCATGATGTTCAATCACAGATCAAGCAAACACGCCAGACCAAGATGCAATTCCAAAAAATCAAGAAGAGAATTCAAAAGCTCCACATTGGTGGGCTAAACAACGCCATTAACTCCAACACTGTTGTTGCGGTGCTTATTGCCACCGTTGCCTTTGCCGCCATATTCCAACTCCCTGGTAATTTTCTGGAGGATATGACTCAAGCACCTGATCCAGACATGACCTTGGGGCAAGCATTGATAGCCAGTGATCCAGCCTTTATAATCTTCTTGGTTTTTGACGCTTTGGCTCTCTTTATCTCACTTGCTGTCGTAGTAGTCCAGACATCTCTAATTGTTGTTGAGCAGAAGGCCAAGAAGAAGATGGTCTTTGTGATAAACAAGTTGATGTGGCTTGCATGCCTCTGCATCTCGGCAGCCTTCATAGCACTAACCTATGTTGTTGTGGGTCGAGATGATGAATGGCTGGCTTGGTGTACAATGGCAATTGGCACTGTTATCATGGTGGCCACTCTCGGTTCCATGTGCTATTGCATTGTTGCTCACAGGATGGAAGAGAAGAGCATGAGGAAGATCAGGAGGAACTCCACGAGCCAGTCATTTTCCATATCAATTGACTCGGAAACGGAGCTGATGAACAGTGAGTACAAGAAGATGTATGCCCTTTAGGATATCGGCCATGCTTGTCATTTGAGTCCTGTATATATTGATGCCCATTTGCCTGGGACCAGTCCATGGCATTAAGTGGGATTGACTCAATCAAAACTATATTTAGTCCTAGAACATGGCACATGTATGTAACCTGCAGTCTGCATCCTCCGTCCACGAACGTAGGGGTGAAGTCTAGGTGATAGGTGTAGCCACTTTTTGTTGGCAAAATACAAATATTGCCAAGCATGATGTCCCTATCTTATGCTTATTTTTGTGGATGGCAGTGAAAACCATGAGATTGTATCTGTATAGTAGAATAGTATGGAATAAGTTGCCCTTATGTCAAAAGTTATGTGGTCGTGGATGCTCTTATGATGCAACATGAGAGGGGGGTAGActgaggcaaaaaaaaaacaatgatcACAAATGACCTTTTGGACTTGAACTGGAGAAAACTGGCACAGACTTTGTTGACCGTTGTCGTTATGCGGCATTTGCAGCCGTTCTGTGAAATGTAAATGCCTATGGGCTATGGGCGGTTGTTATCTCCGAGTTAAGATATGTCCGAAAATTTGACAAAATTGCTGCTCTTTCCATGGAAAACAAGAAGATATTTTTAGAATGCAGTCCATCTTCACCTCTGAAGCCTGTTCTTGCGTTTCCAGCTGGTTAACCACGGTGTCATCGGCAGCACTCCACAAATTCAGATACCCTGAAGTTTGCCAGCTGTTTGGTCCACCGTAGTCACGTAGAGCGACTGAACACTGCGCACGCACAGGATGACTTGTGGAATTGGCCATTGGACCAGATCACTTCAGCCCCAGCAATCATTCAGTTAGAAGTCTGCAGACAATTCCGCATGCCCCAAACAACAGGCGGCAACTTGATGGTCACGACGAACAGGGGGAGAATTTTTTTGTGGAGAACATTGGATTCCAGTCGGGGTCACAGTTACATTATTTCAACACTGCTTACTCGTTTAACA belongs to Miscanthus floridulus cultivar M001 chromosome 4, ASM1932011v1, whole genome shotgun sequence and includes:
- the LOC136550025 gene encoding ankyrin repeat-containing protein At5g02620-like, translating into MEKQSSTRHGALEKLKSFRGIEKQRSFKFLSMEKQQSFKRNKDSPGKRGDTELHLAARAGSVAHVQRILAECDPELVVELAARQNQDGETALYVSAEKGHVEVVCEILKASDVQSAGLKASNSFDAFHIAAKQGHLDVLKELLQAFPSLAMTTNSVNATALDTAATQGHIDIVNLLLETDASLARIARNNGKTVLHSAARMGHVEVVTALLNKDPRIGFRTDKKGQTALHMASKGQNAEILLELLKPDVSVIHVEDGKGNRPLHVATRKGNTIMVQTLISVEGIEINVANRAGETAFAIAEKQGNEELINILREVGGETAKEQVNPPNPAKQLKQTVSDIRHDVQSQIKQTRQTKMQFQKIKKRIQKLHIGGLNNAINSNTVVAVLIATVAFAAIFQLPGNFLEDMTQAPDPDMTLGQALIASDPAFIIFLVFDALALFISLAVVVVQTSLIVVEQKAKKKMVFVINKLMWLACLCISAAFIALTYVVVGRDDEWLAWCTMAIGTVIMVATLGSMCYCIVAHRMEEKSMRKIRRNSTSQSFSISIDSETELMNSEYKKMYAL